A genomic region of Zea mays cultivar B73 chromosome 6, Zm-B73-REFERENCE-NAM-5.0, whole genome shotgun sequence contains the following coding sequences:
- the LOC100280480 gene encoding gibberellin 2-beta-dioxygenase produces MVVLTKGELEQIALPAVQRASPPPPAAVPEVDLAAGDAAAAARAVAKACEDHGFFKVTGHGVPPHLLARLEAAAAAFFALPQREKDRAAGCPFGYASKRIGANGDLGWVEYLLLAVTAAGAAAAPGSACEGAEPSCFRAVLDEYVAAVRRMTCTVLQLMAQGLGLDDRDVFSRLVLDRDSDSMLRVNHYPPAAETRRLTGFGEHTDPQIISVLRSNDASGLEITLRDGTWVSVPSDTESFFVNVGDALQVLTNGRFRSVRHRVMVSSARPRVSVIFFGGPPPRERLAPLPGLVDREGGRRRYREFTWREYKNSAYRTKLADNRLCSFETMATS; encoded by the exons ATGGTGGTCCTCACCAAGGGCGAGCTGGAGCAGATCGCGCTGCCGGCCGTGCAGCGcgcatcgccgccgccgccggccgccgtGCCGGAGGTCGACCTGGCAGCcggggacgccgccgccgccgcgcgcgcggTGGCCAAGGCGTGCGAGGACCACGGCTTCTTCAAGGTGACGGGCCACGGCGTGCCGCCGCACCTCCTGGCGCGCCTCGAGGCCGCCGCGGCCGCGTTCTTCGCGCTCCCGCAGCGGGAGAAGGACAGGGCCGCCGGCTGCCCGTTCGGATACGCCAGCAAGCGGATTGGCGCCAACGGCGATCTCGGCTGGGTCGAGTACCTCCTGCTTGCCGTCACCGCCGCCGGCGCAGCGGCCGCGCCGGGGTCTGCGTGCGAGGGCGCGGAGCCGTCCTGTTTCCG TGCTGTGCTGGACGAGTACGTGGCGGCGGTGAGGCGCATGACCTGCACGGTGCTGCAGCTGATGGCGCAGGGGCTGGGCCTCGACGACAGGGACGTGTTCAGCCGGCTGGTGCTGGACCGGGACAGCGACTCCATGCTGAGGGTGAACCACTACCCGCCAGCGGCGGAGACGAGGCGGCTGACGGGGTTCGGCGAGCACACCGACCCGCAGATCATCTCCGTCCTCCGCTCCAACGACGCGTCCGGCCTCGAGATCACGCTGCGGGACGGCACCTGGGTGTCCGTGCCCTCCGACACGGAATCCTTCTTCGTCAATGTCGGCGACGCGTTGCAG GTGCTGACCAACGGGCGGTTCCGGAGCGTGCGGCACCGGGTGATGGTGAGCAGCGCGCGGCCGCGGGTGTCGGTGATCTTCTTCGGCGGCCCGCCGCCGCGGGAGCGCCTGGCGCCGCTGCCGGGTCTGGTGGACCGGGAGGGCGGCCGACGCCGCTACAGGGAGTTCACGTGGAGGGAGTACAAGAACTCGGCGTACCGGACCAAGCTGGCAGACAACAGGCTCTGCTCCTTCGAGACCATGGCGACGAGC